From a region of the Helianthus annuus cultivar XRQ/B chromosome 5, HanXRQr2.0-SUNRISE, whole genome shotgun sequence genome:
- the LOC110943150 gene encoding cell surface glycoprotein 1-like: protein MASSDSGVSDASDPRTYTSDDEMDTDSGVFTSDYTSTDEDDFQPFALPDFGDDIPLADGPPGEDLPLVPVPAPLPFAAVPLGEQLLDAIPDDDIDLLIEGPPEGDQDGGAPMEGGVQPVDIPVVDPVVPIVELPDMEVQPDSSASDSFESVASHIPPLGFGYIPRRDADEEMEIEQPAEVPAHPDDPIPAVLADYQPAPVVSEPVPVTDLVPFSDAPVVAPPAVGIPDLAPIPDPMAIFDDLAPFATHMDPRYANSSNGWIEDDDYPSYVVPVTPPPAPTAVPFDAPLFPPSTSDTHRTDLPITFIQDIPPPQPGEGSSSQLFGHTPFMPEVSQFLPQVPYSDFVPPVSLPAPLETQLPYVTSQFAPTPPATLLAPAPMDEPFLRLVPHVMPVSDPSHPFQVGYSVEDTLASLQSRRDALRQCVQRLERAPHPHCPCQALFSASHTSFPPSQESDVASVLRFAYALEEDLMQLRRLILSRFSPPPPPPSV, encoded by the coding sequence atggcatcATCCGATAGCGGAGTATCCGATGCGAGTGACCCGAGGACTTATACCTCTGATGACGAGATGGATACCGATTCAGGCGTTTTcacctcagactacacgagcacaGATGAGGACGACTTTCAGCCTTTTGCCCTACCAGACTTCGGAGATGATATACCCTTAGCTGATGGTCCACCAGGGGAGGACCTACCCCTTGTTCCGGTCCCTGCCCCTCTTCCGTTTGCTGCCGTTCCCTTGGGGGAACAGCTCCTCGACGCGATACCTGATGATGACATCGACCTACTCAtcgagggtcccccggagggagACCAGGATGGTGGGGCCCCGATGGAGGGCGGTGTTCAGCCTGTTGATATTCCTGTTGTTGATCCTGTTGTCCCCATAGTCGAGCTTCCTGATATGGAGGTTCAACCTGATTCATCCGCTTCAGATTCTTTTGAGTCTGTAGCTTCTCATATCCCACCATTGGGATTCGGTTACATCCCTCGCAGGGACGCTGATGAGGAGATGGAGATTGAGCAGCCTGCTGAGGTTCCCGCTCACCCAGATGATCCGATTCCAGCCGTGCTTGCCGATTATCAGCCTGCTCCAGTTGTTTCCGAGCCTGTTCCTGTCACTGATCTTGTTCCTTTTTCTGACGCACCCGTTGTTGCACCACCAGCTGTTGGGATCCCCGATTTAGCACCCATACCTGATCCCATGGCGATATTCGATGATCTTGCCCCGTTTGCTACACACATGGACCCGAGGTACGCCAACTCCAGCAATGGATGGATCGAGGATGATGACTACCCTTCGTACGTAGTCCCAGTCACTCCCCCTCCCGCACCTACCGCTGTACCCTTCGATGCTCCCTTGTTTCCTCCGTCCACATCCGATACTCACCGCACTGACCTTCCTATCACCTTCATTCAGGACATTCCTCCGCCCCAACCGGGGGAGGGATCGTCGAGCCAGCTTTTCGGGCACACCCCATTCATGCCAGAGGTTAGCCAGTTTTTACCGCAGGTCCCTTATTCAGACTTTGTTCCACCAGTGTCACTTCCTGCACCTCTCGAGACCCAGTTACCATATGTTACTTCACAGTTTGCACCTACCCCACCTGCTACACTCTTGGCTCCAGCCCCGATGGATGAGCCTTTCCTTCGGTTAGTACCCCACGTCATGCCTGTATCCGACCCTTCCCATCCATTCCAGGTCGGATACTCTGTAGAGGACACGCTCGCGTCACTGCAGTCACGGCGGGACGCCTTGAGACAGTGTGTCCAGCGATTGGAGAGGGCTCCACATCCCCATTGTCCCTGCCAGGCTCTGTTTTCAGCATCCCACACATCTTTTCCTCCGTCTCAGGAGTCAGATGTTGCTTCCGTGTTGCGTTTTGCCTATGCACTCGAGGAGGACTTGATGCAGTTGCGCCGATTGATTCTTTCTCGTttctctcctcctcctcctccaccgtcAGTTTAG